The following coding sequences lie in one Deltaproteobacteria bacterium genomic window:
- the dnaA gene encoding chromosomal replication initiator protein DnaA, with product MPGTIWVEAQRRLRGELLDKDYDTWIAPLRAARWSAETLTLEAPSGFARDWLKHHFMPALVRAVSEASGSRADVVLLVNRELSVPARAAALPARRAERGGGLAPSRYTFDNFVVGESNRVAYGAARAVVAQPGLRFNPLFVYGVCGLGKTHLLSAVAGDLARERPSGAVQCLTAENFVNEMIAALEARRMDRFRRKFRGIQTLVIDDIQFLAEKRRSQEEFAHTFNALHESARQIVIASDRAPHDLPGIGEALRYRFASGLLAHVRPPDAALRRALVERKASGLGVSLTPEVASYLAEEWCANVRELEGALTRVEAYASLSGRSVDLALVREALGPSPVARRGPTVQRIIGEVCQHYQVARDELSGPRRTARLAVPRHLAMYLCRQHTDVPLARIGAELGGRDHSTVVHALGAIERRLEKDATLREAVSLLRARLGA from the coding sequence ATGCCGGGCACCATCTGGGTCGAGGCGCAGCGCCGATTGCGCGGTGAGCTGCTCGACAAGGACTACGACACGTGGATCGCGCCCCTGCGTGCGGCTCGCTGGTCCGCCGAGACGCTCACGCTCGAGGCGCCGAGCGGCTTTGCGCGCGATTGGCTGAAGCATCACTTCATGCCGGCGCTCGTGCGCGCAGTGAGCGAGGCGAGCGGCTCGCGGGCGGACGTCGTGCTCCTGGTCAATCGGGAGCTGAGCGTACCGGCGCGAGCCGCTGCGCTCCCCGCCCGCCGCGCCGAGCGCGGCGGGGGCCTCGCGCCCTCGCGCTACACCTTCGACAACTTCGTCGTCGGTGAGTCGAACCGCGTCGCCTACGGGGCGGCGCGCGCGGTGGTGGCACAGCCGGGCCTCCGCTTCAACCCGCTCTTCGTCTACGGCGTCTGCGGGCTCGGCAAGACCCACCTGCTCTCGGCAGTGGCGGGCGACCTGGCCCGCGAGCGCCCCTCCGGCGCGGTCCAGTGCCTCACCGCGGAGAACTTCGTGAACGAGATGATCGCCGCGCTCGAGGCGCGCCGCATGGACCGCTTCCGGCGGAAGTTCCGCGGCATCCAGACGCTGGTCATCGACGACATCCAGTTCCTGGCCGAGAAGCGCCGCTCGCAGGAGGAGTTCGCCCACACCTTCAACGCGCTCCACGAGAGCGCGCGCCAGATCGTGATCGCCTCGGACCGCGCCCCACACGATCTCCCGGGCATCGGGGAGGCGCTGCGCTATCGTTTCGCCTCGGGCCTGCTCGCGCACGTCCGGCCGCCCGACGCGGCGCTGCGCCGCGCGCTGGTCGAGCGCAAGGCGAGCGGCCTCGGGGTGAGCCTCACGCCGGAGGTGGCGAGCTACCTCGCCGAGGAGTGGTGCGCCAACGTGCGCGAGCTCGAGGGCGCGCTCACGCGCGTCGAGGCCTACGCTTCGCTCTCGGGCCGCAGCGTCGACCTCGCGCTCGTGCGCGAGGCGCTCGGGCCCTCGCCCGTGGCGCGCCGCGGGCCGACCGTCCAGCGCATCATCGGCGAGGTGTGCCAGCACTACCAGGTGGCCCGCGACGAGCTCTCCGGGCCGCGGCGCACGGCGCGCCTCGCCGTGCCGCGCCACCTCGCCATGTACCTCTGCCGCCAGCACACCGACGTGCCGCTCGCCAGGATCGGCGCCGAGCTCGGCGGCCGCGACCACTCTACGGTGGTGCACGCGCTCGGTGCGATCGAGCGCCGGCTCGAGAAGGACGCGACGCTGCGCGAGGCCGTGTCCCTGCTGCGCGCGCGCCTCGGCGCCTGA
- a CDS encoding M48 family metallopeptidase → MLRRGARVALAALLAGCAAAPYTRRSQLILISAEEENELGARAFQQVLSKSHVDGREPVNGPVEAVGQRLARVAERPDYKWRFVVIDDPKQQNAFCLPGGKVAVYTGIFPIAESTNGLAVVLGHEIAHALARHGAERISQGLVAQAGGSLLGTWLGGGPGTNTILAAYGLGAELGVLLPYSRTQESEADHIGLLLMARAGYDPHGALAFWQRMERAARSNPPEFLSTHPSHGTREQQIQAWLPEALRYYEAATHAGVEPLPALAGATAR, encoded by the coding sequence ATGCTCCGCCGCGGCGCGCGCGTGGCACTCGCCGCCCTGCTCGCCGGCTGCGCCGCCGCGCCCTACACGCGCCGCTCGCAGCTCATCCTCATCTCGGCGGAGGAGGAGAACGAGCTCGGGGCGCGCGCCTTCCAGCAGGTGCTCAGCAAGAGCCACGTCGACGGGCGCGAGCCGGTGAACGGGCCGGTCGAGGCGGTGGGGCAGCGCCTGGCCCGCGTCGCCGAGCGTCCGGACTACAAGTGGCGCTTCGTGGTGATCGACGACCCGAAGCAGCAGAACGCCTTCTGCCTGCCCGGCGGCAAGGTCGCTGTCTACACCGGCATCTTCCCGATCGCCGAGAGTACCAACGGCCTCGCGGTCGTGCTCGGGCACGAGATCGCGCACGCGCTCGCGCGCCACGGCGCCGAGCGCATCAGCCAGGGGCTCGTCGCGCAGGCGGGCGGCTCGCTGCTCGGCACGTGGCTCGGCGGCGGACCCGGCACCAACACGATTCTCGCCGCCTACGGGCTCGGCGCGGAGCTCGGCGTGCTCCTTCCCTACAGCCGCACGCAGGAGTCGGAGGCCGATCACATCGGGCTCCTGCTCATGGCGCGCGCCGGCTACGATCCACACGGCGCGCTCGCTTTCTGGCAGCGCATGGAGCGCGCCGCGAGGAGCAACCCGCCGGAGTTCCTCTCCACGCATCCGAGTCACGGCACGCGCGAGCAGCAGATCCAGGCGTGGCTGCCGGAGGCGCTGCGCTACTACGAGGCCGCCACGCACGCCGGCGTCGAGCCGCTGCCCGCGCTCGCGGGCGCGACGGCACGCTGA
- a CDS encoding OmpA family protein translates to MVTLHGPQFDFNKATLKPGGKKMVDEAVDVMKEKPGLKVSVEGHTDSIGADAYNQKLSERRAGAVRDYMVSQGIDAARISVKGFGKTKPIASNATAAGRAENRRVEIIAQ, encoded by the coding sequence ATGGTGACGCTGCACGGCCCGCAGTTCGACTTCAACAAGGCGACGCTCAAGCCGGGCGGCAAGAAGATGGTCGACGAGGCGGTCGACGTGATGAAGGAGAAACCGGGCCTGAAGGTCTCGGTCGAAGGCCACACCGACTCGATCGGCGCGGACGCCTACAACCAGAAGCTCTCCGAGCGCCGCGCCGGGGCGGTGCGGGACTACATGGTCTCGCAGGGCATCGACGCCGCCCGCATCAGCGTGAAGGGCTTCGGCAAGACGAAGCCGATCGCGAGCAACGCGACCGCGGCCGGCCGCGCCGAGAACCGGCGGGTCGAGATCATCGCGCAATGA